The region TGGAGCACGCTGTTCTTCATCGGCCTGACGATCGAAAACACCCTGCTCTTTTTCGATCTGGTCATATATCCACACATCGACTTGGAACAACTTCGTAATAGCGTCGGGCTGCTTTCGTGGACGCTGCTGTTGTTTGGCCTTGTTTGGGAATCGGATCGGTGAACCATGGATCAATTCACACGCGGCGCCATCGCCATGGCCTGCTTGATCGCCGGCCTATTTTTTCTGCGCTTTTGGCGGCGCACGGGCGATCGGCTGTTCATTATCTTCGCGAGCGCTTTTTGGCTACTGGGCTTAACCCGGTTGGCCGTGGGGCTGACGATCAATCAAAGCGAAGATCGAATTCTGATCTACAGCATTCGCTTGATCGCCTATTTACTGATCTTGGCCGCCATCGTCGACAAGAACCGGAACGAGGCGCCGCCACAAGGCGGTCTCGTTGAGTGAACAAGTAAGCGCGGTCGACGGCGAGCCGCAATTTGTTGGCAATTTTGCGCGCGGCCGCTGCGCAGCTCTCCGTCCTGGAATTCGCGAACGGCGCGTCTCACCTAGTTCTGCGCCTCCTTGCGGTACTTGGCCATGACGTTTTCCTTTCCTCTTGCACGACGTTCTCACCCTGCATTTCGACTGGCCGAATCCAGCAATCCACGGACCGAAGCGCCGAATACTGGGCCGGCGATTGTCGGCAGGCAATGTTCGCATAGCGCAGGGGTGTTTGTTTCCCCACTGCTGAGTGCGATTTCGCTAAGCGCAATCGTGAATTTCTCAATTCACCCGGCTCCCATCACTCGAGCCGCACGGGAACACGCCAAGTCTCCAGGGCACGAACAGTTGCGGATGAGCACGCGCATATAGGCGGCGGAGTTGTCGAGTGTGGATTAGCCAGGTCGCAGTGGCCCATCACAAATGCCGCCCCCAATGTTGCAATCGGTTCCTCTTGGCTGTAGGTCTGGCCGCCGAAGTGGATACCGTCGACGATGCATTTTCGCGTCAGGCGCCTCCGGTGGCAGGTGGAATGGGTCAGCTCGCGAAAGAGTGTCGAATAATACTCTGCAAGATTCGTGAACCGCTCCTGGCGCGGCATGCCGACTTAATTGCTAAGACGACCGCACCAACACCGATCATCAAGATTTCCAGCCACTCGCATCCCTGCGGCCGTTCACCCAGAAAGGCGAAGGCCAATACGGCGACCAAGATGACACTGAGCTTGTCGATCGGATCGACTTTAGAAGCGTCGCCGACTTCCAATGCCCGAGCGTATCAAACCCAGGAAGCGCAGGTCGCCAATCCTGAAGCGGCCAGGAAGACGAGCGGTTTGACGTCCACCTGAAATGGATTGCTCCAGTTCCCTTGAAAAGCGACGAACGCGCTAAGTCCAAATAGAATAACGGCCGTGCGGATCAGCGTGGCAAAATCGGCATTCACATCCCGGAGGCCGATTTTGACCAGAATGGAAGTGATTGCCGCGAACAGCGCCGACAGCAAGGCCCAGATCCACCAGGAGTTACTCATCTGAGGCGACGCGACCGGTGGATTTGACAGACCGGCGAAAATGCGGTCAGGTCGCAAGTTTCCGTGGAGTTCCCGCAACCGAGGGAGTTTCCATCTGCTGTTTGAACGCACGCAAGTCTTCGTTCAAATCAGTCAGTAAGTCCACGCCGAGCGCCTTGGCGACCCACACTCCAAGTTTTCCACCAGGCGGATCGTACTTCAGGTTCAACGTCACGCGCGTCTGCTCACCCTTCCCCAGCGGTTCAAATCTGACCGATCCTGCCGTACTCAGCGATCCGC is a window of Planctomycetia bacterium DNA encoding:
- a CDS encoding DUF5985 family protein, translating into MDQFTRGAIAMACLIAGLFFLRFWRRTGDRLFIIFASAFWLLGLTRLAVGLTINQSEDRILIYSIRLIAYLLILAAIVDKNRNEAPPQGGLVE
- a CDS encoding DUF5985 family protein; its protein translation is MAIAVYVLSACTSLACALLLWRSYRLRRVSLLLWSTLFFIGLTIENTLLFFDLVIYPHIDLEQLRNSVGLLSWTLLLFGLVWESDR